In Brassica napus cultivar Da-Ae chromosome C2, Da-Ae, whole genome shotgun sequence, the sequence ATCATTGGATCTGATACCGCTGAGATGTGAAACTTGATAGGATAGATCCCAAACTAGAAATCCTACTATGGATTCGAAAAACCCGTAGACAAAGATTTAGAAGATGATCACGAAGTAGAAGGATCAACTCTGAATTCGTAAGCATAGCTCTTGTATAAGGTATTGCTTGGttacttaataattttattgattGTATGCTAAAACCTTTGCCGTAAGGCTACATTATATAGAAAAAGAATGATTAAACCTAATTAAGAAAAGGAAAGATAAACTCATTAGTAAAAAGATAACTAAAAGATAACAACGAATAAGCTATGTGACTTATCCTGTCACTAGAGATGGCAAAATGAAAGCTTGCCCGCGGGCCTGGCCCATAAAAACCCAATGCGGGACGGGATTGGGCACAGATTTTATGGTCCGTTTGTTAGCGGGCCTCGCGGGTTATGCCCGCAATGGTATTGGATCGAAGTGGGTTGGGCCGAAGCGGGACGCGGGACAATTGGGTGGCCCGCTTGAATTTTCTCATTTCGTCTCTTTGGTAACACCGGCAAGAGCTTAGAGCAAACCGGAGATGATTATGGTGATTCTCATTTCCTCCAAATGGTGAACCTAAACTCATTTACTTCAGTTGTGTCTCTTCCAGTTCGCTTTCAATCAAAGAatcatcttttcttttcaaGCTTTGCAATGTTGACCAGAACTCATTCACTTTCTTTGTTACTTATCGtagggaaatttttttttttttttttttgaagtgagTGTGAGTGGAGACACGAAATTCTAcacaaaacttgtttttttattgttgttttttttctggAATAATCATTAGCTACGTGATGTAAAGCTTTTGTCTTGCTTTGGGACTTGATGGTAGCATAAGCTTTTACTATTAGTTACAAAAGCTTGCGGTTCCTATTGAATTTACTTAGTGATGCCaagaataatctttttttttttaacttgtgtatatatatatatcaacatgATTGTAGTAGGACAAGTTGCTGTTTCTGGAGAACACCAATGGGTACAGTGTCTTATGCTACAAACGAGAGTCGAGACAATATTTGTAACTTAATGGAAATGATCTACCTGATAACTTATTGCTGTCTCTTCTTCTTGCAGGTTCACAAGACCGGTCAAGCTTTGAAGATATGGGCCCGCGGGCCGACCCGCATACCCGCTGCTATAGTGCGAGTCGGGATTGGTCATAGGGTTCAGGGCCCGCGCCCCGCAGCGGTACGACCCGCAAAGACCCAACTGAAAATGGTATCACAGCGGGACGGGACAAATAGGTTGCGGGTGAACCCAACTGCCATCTCTACCTGTCACAATTGCCAAATCGCCATTAAAGAAATCCAATTCTACAATTCAAttcttaaaaagaaaatgactaaAACCTGAAGAACAATCCAGTTATCGCATTTAAGGAAGTAAGATCAACGGCAAAGCCTTGATAAGATTCCGGTTTTTGCCGTCTCCTGGCAGGCTTAAACATTTGGTACGCATTAGGGTGTTCATGTCGGTTCTTTCGGGTCAGTCTTACTCACAAAGTGTTGACTTCCTctatttccttttctcttcttcaaggTATTTGGTGTTATCTACGTATCATCAACACaagaaccaaaaagaaaaacatacaaATGAACTTTATGCTTATGTTTGATTCCATATGTAATCACCCAAAAAATCCGGTGAATGACGTTTCCAAAAGGAGGTTTTAAGCAAATAGTGTAAGGATCTGACAATGCAAGCTGTGTATACCCTATACATTAGTGTTACACTTCAAGGGTTTCGTGTTGATAGCAGAACAATGAGGTTTGTTGAATTCAAGCGAATCTTGGCTTTGGGTTGAGCTCTATGTCAATGCTTGTAGGTGTCTTTGGGGTTGAAGAAACGGCGCCAAACTTATGGACCAGGATTTTGAAACATGGCATCAACACAACGTATAGCGCAATAAAGAAAAATGGAGTTGCTACAAGCCACCCTAGTAACTGAAACAACCAATAAACCAGAGGAAGTAAAAATAAAAGACGGACAATTTACAAGATCATACGGTTAGGCTAGGGACTGGAACAAAGCGGATTCGCGATTTGAACCACTCAGCTAAGAGTAAAGAGAGTCTTATTGTAGATACTTACCGCATTACCAATGCTTAAAAAGACTTCCTGGGAGGCTTGGCCAGTGAAAACCTTCTTAAGGGCATCTGATGTCAAAGGAAAATGAGGACCACCGGTGACTTTTTCACCAAGTCGTAGGAAAGGCACCACCAGACTTCAACAAGAAAGACGTGAGATCCAAAGTCAAGAAGAGAATTTACGATATAAAATATGCAAAAATTAAAACGTTTCTCAGCGAAGATTAAAAGGATGCGTGTATAGGCATAAAGTTTTACGCTAGTTCTACAGGAGTGGCAATGATGTTAGCCAACATGACGGTTGGAGCATGACAAGCAGATCCAAGAAATGCAATAGCTACTCCACATAGAAACACAGGAACACCTGTTTCGAAACCAAAAAGTCATTCCCAATAAGAAACATTGCAATCTCAAAAGGTAACAAAAGCTAGAGGAGACATAAACGCACCGCAAATTGGAAATATTCCCAAGGTAATGCCGAGTGCTGCGGAGAAAGCAAGCTGCTTAGGCTCAGTACCTCTAcagaaaggaaacaaaaaaaaactcagagaAAGAGAAATGCTGAGAAGATTACAGTTAAGACATGATGAGGATGAATGTTCTGTCTTTACTGTAGAAACCAACATAGTTCAGGTTTTAAGACAAAACGATCAATGAATAGCAAATGAGATCTGTCTGATCCCATTTCTCATGTATCGAGAAGCAGAATCAGAGCAACCAACTAGTACTACTTTCAGATCCTTCCTAGATGGAGATATGATCATAGTATGATTGGAAAggcgtagagagagagagagagagagagagagagagagagagagagagagaagacaaaCCTACGCAAGATCTGGAGAAGAGGATCGGTGATTTTCTTATTGAACCATGCTTTCACTCTACCTTTCGATGAACCCATCACCATTCTACCAAAATCTGAACGAAAGCTTCCccaagagagatagagatagagatagGGAGATGAACGTCGAATACGGAACCAGTTCAAGTTGGGTATTTCCAGAAGCGGGTAATCGGGTCTACATTGACCTTGAAATCGGGTCTTGGCccagaaaattaattaaaggaaaaagttaaatatattcAATCGAACCGACTGATATGAAACCGCAGAACTGGCACTTGGAAATACCTTGATAAATCGATTACTAACTGAAACTTACTAGACTGACTATATATGGTTTCCTGATTTATGGATCTATTAATAAtgtagggcaaatctccaaaatagcacatttctaagtttatatcaaaaaaatagaactcaaaaactaaaatgaccaaaataacacatttttaaatttatcctttgaaaataaatttttttttatttttcaaaatttgaaatcttatccccaaaacctcatttctcaactctaaaccctaaacactaaactctaaaccctaaaccctaaaccctaaaccataatccctaaaccctaaactctaaaccctaaaccctaaaccctaaaccctaaaccctaaaccctaaaatctaaaccctaaaatctaaaccataaaccctaaactctaaactctaaaccctaaaccctaaaccctaaaccccaccccttaactctaaaccctaagtttgtgacttttgataaaacattaagtgctatttttgtgacttttgaccttgagtgctagtttgggaacataaacttgatttagtgctatttttgtctttttctcattaATGTATTGTATTGCAtttaattttgacaaaaaatagatatttatatgaaatttgCTAATCTAATCTAACGATACTAAAAGTTGGATATACTCAATAGAGAAGGTATCCAcgtcattaaaaaaattatccaatGAGAATGCACAATTCCTTTTAAATCTGTCATGTCATTTGTCACTGAATCGGACTAAGTATATTGGGCTGTATTGTATTTCATGCGGCCAATTCACAGACAAAGCCATCTCTACGCCCaaacaaaatatcagaccaaacaCGCTAATCGAGTTCTTCACTAACTTCACTTCGTCTTCGTCttcccaaaaactaaaaaccttaTCGTCTTTGTGTCTCACCGTTACTTTGTAGTTAAGTCCATCCAGGTCCTTCAATCAAttttcttcttcgtcattcctTTAATCCTCATTGATTTGATCGTTCTAACTTCCTATGTTCCTCCTATATAAATACCTCTTCCGACTCTTTCCTTTACGCTCATTCAACGAAATCCATAAATATCTCTTCAGAGAACtatttttggtcaaaaataGTTCTGATCCGGTGTGTTTTCTCTGATCATCAAACATCCACCCTAAACGCCGCTGCTTCTCACTAGCTGACTGCTCGAATCATCGTATGTATTCCGTTACTCTGCCCTGTGCGTGTAGCTTAATTTCTCTTTAATTGTAATTGATGTAAAAGTTTTAGTTAAGACCATAAGATGGTAAACGTTTCGAAACTGTAAGTTTCTGAGAATATTGTATCGTATAAGTCGGTAGATTGCATTTTTTTGGATTCCTTGATAAGATCAAAGCCTTTAAATGGTGATTGATTCATAAGCTTTGTGTTAGAAACTGGTAAGTCACTAACTTAGGTGTGATCTGTTGGTAACACCAAATGGAAAACTCTCACTTGAAGACAGCACAAGATCAAGTTCCTAAAGGTGGCTACTCGATTATTCTCAAGCCTGAGGATAGTAGCAGTGCAGCTTGGTTCATTACAAGAACTGTTGAAAGGTATATTACCATATACATTGTCTTTAAATGGGACTTTAAATGGGACTTTTTGTGGTTTGATACTTGATCACCTGGACTGAAATCGagactctttttcttctttgttgtaCCTAGGTTTTGTTCCTGAGCAACCCAGATGTCGTAGAACGTGTTTACACTATGGGAACTGAGATAACGAACATGACTTAAATAAACTGTGTCCAGAACAATTGGGCAGTAAATGTAGTAAGTAAGCTTTGGTTTTTATATATACTCTTTTGTTGAATTGAAAGTTTTAACGTTGGAATGTATCAGCAAGTGGATGATGATCAAACTTATCAGAGAGTACAAAAGGTATGCTATAATGATGCCGACAGTTTTTTTAATTCGAATTACTAAGATTTTGTTTGCCCCTTGGCCCTTGATCTTAAAATTTAACCAATATTTGAGAATATGGATTAGGTACCAGGCCATTACTACTGCTCAACGAGAAGAAAGTTATTGCCCTTCACAAGTTTACTTAGAACCAAAATGGTTTCTGGAATTGAAGGGGTTTTCTTTTCAACTTTTTCTCTGTAGGAAACAATTAACTCCATCTTCTTCCATCTTTGACAGCCTAATTCTTATCCAACGCAAGCAAATCGGTCTACCGCATCAGATGAGAACTCTAAGTATACCCCTTTGCATGGAAAATATTTCGTTTCTGTTTGTTTAAGAAAGAGAGTAGTTAAGCAACTGACTGATAATGTGGAATTGTTTATCAGAGTTCAAGTCATAATAGTTATGTAGACGTGAATGACAGTGTTGCATATAACAAGATTTGTCAAAGACAGTTCTTTCATTGTTTTGTAACCAATAAGCTCATATATCCAGCTGTTTCAAGTTTGAAAAAGTCGTTATTTTTGAATGTCGGAGCTTCGTCTAAGTTTATGCTTCTTTCAATAGTATTCTTTAAACAGCTATGAGCCATTCATTGATAATTTATCATAATGTAAGTGTTCTCCAACATCTGTATATCAATATATGTGTGTATGTGCTTGTGATCAGCATGTTGCTATGATTGTACTCTTTTTCTACCACTTGAATCAACCAACCGAAACAAGTTTAACCAAGTCCTGCTTTTAGCGTATTAGAGTTTTGGCTTAGTGTTTGGAGATATGagagtctcttttttttttttttgaacacatgaGAGTCTCTTCTTTCTatgtgtattaatgtatattctGTGGTATTTTATTGCTTTTTCTTTCAgtcatgtatatataaattaaattagttATATGTAGAAGAAACAACAGAGGATTGTTCCAACATTATGAAGAACACCAAAACTCAAGGTTCTATGAAAGTGACACATTATCCTCTATTAGCAAAACACCACGAATTCCGTCAATGAATATAATCATTTTGCTTTTTTCATAAGATATTAACATCAATTATTCGTAAGTCACaagtgcttttttttttcttttaggtCACAAGTTATTCCTAAAaagatagaaaaatctaaagATTGAAGAGAAGATGCAGCAGAGAGATATGGAGAAGCTGGCAAACAAAAGAGAGATGTCAGGTTTGAAGTACAAAAGTACCTTCCAGAATATGAATTAGATTTGATGGACAAATGCAAATGGTAATTTATCACCAAGCTACCTATATGAAATTGTCAAAGCTCTCTTTGAATCTTAGCTTGGGCTGGAGAAGGTAAATCAGTTTTACTGgacaatttattttaaagtttttgcttcCACATTGAAGACTCTCCAGCTTACATAAGGAATAATATGTTTGTCGTGCCGtgtgttggaaaaaaaaatatctctcTCTCATCTAATGTGCCTTAATTGATATGATGTACAAGGTAAATGACAGAATTGTGCAGTTGGGATTAGCCAAGAAAATCAAGAATGGGACGTCAAAAATTGTTCTTGAGAAAGTAAAAGAGGCGAGGGCTGCTGCATTATATGCTCTTAAGGAGCACATGCCATGGACGTCCAAACTTTAACACGGTAAAGACATAGAAAAATCAGGTGCTGCCTTGGCCGTATCATCAGATGTTAACTTGACCGATCCAATTCCTAATTTTCATCCTACATGAGCAATAAGCAAAAatagacaaacaaaaaaagaagaaattacAAAAGATAGTGATGATGACTAcaatgtgtgtgtatatatgttTGTGTAAAATTATTTCTTGAAATTAATTTCAGATTTATTTAGAAATCGCATGGGTTGTGGACATGTTAAGTAACAACTAAATTTAGTTTGGCCTTCCAAATCAAGTGAACACTAATTTATGAAGTTATTTATAGTTAAATAACAGCTAAATACAACAGTTTCTAAGTTTATGAAAAGAGTAGCCCAACAAATTAGATTGTATcctatgatatataaaaaactattttataatacaTTTACAACCAAAAGGGAAAAAATAAAAGCCagtagtaaacaaaaaaaaagaacgtaTATTTAACAAGTGATGAGGAGGAGGACGATGCCAAGAAAGAAGAGTATAGGTTCCtcactttttttcttaaaacggtaatatattaatttgaaaacatcCCAAGAAGGGCGCTGGAACAGAACCTCCAGTTTGTCATCCAAGAAACAATGGACTACAAAAATAGATTAGGCTTATCACTACATACAAAGAGAAGCTAAGAGAAAGATACATCGGAAGGGAAAAATTTAAGGTTCAGAAGGTCCGTATAACAGACCCTCATCCTCACCAGAGATCACCTGCCAAGGACGCCGAGTTTACCGAAGTCAACCCAGCCACTGCAATTCCACTTTCTCTCGAACCAATGCCGACACACAGATGTTGAGTCAACGCAGCACTCCTTTCTTCAATCCAATAAGTATAGACACCGGAGTACAAGACCAACCATAATGTTGAGGGGAACCGCCATCCTCTGACCAGTCAGTCTCTTCCCGTAGAGTTCTAACTCAGCCGAATCAAGAAGGTCGCCTCCGATAATCAACCAAAGGcctcttctttgtcaaaataagattcCTCACTTAATAAGCAGGAGTGAGGAAGTGAGGGATCTTATTTTCTGGCAAAGAAGCTTAACTTATTtccgaagaaaaaaaaatcaggtttttaaaagaaatctgattttttctttggtttggttttgtttatgTCCTATTTTCATTTGTATTGTGTGCTCATGACCTATGCCCCGGTTTGGAAGACAATACTCTTTTGTAGTTTTGGTAATATTTTGACTTCACTTATCCCTGATCATAAGATAGTTTGGTTTGTCATAAAAAGTAACAGATTTAAATCATGggttattttaatcaaaaaccaTGTTAACTAATTTCATTTACATTATTTCTGCTGAGATTTTATCAACGCCATTTAACAAATTTTCTagagattttttattttcttggtcacttataatttataaaacattttcaatATGTATATCAAACCAAGTTTGCCTAGCTGTAAACTTAGTTAGACCAATGAACTTAAGTCTTCGATTGAACTAAAAAAAGTAAGAAACCAATTAATATGTTGGTTTGTACATCCTTTTAAGGACATAAGACCTATAAATGTGAACTCAGTAATTCTAAAACCATAACAATGGTTAAATCATTTGtaaatttatcaattattttacataaaaatgaCCGAATTAAAATAGATTCTGAACATTACTAGATTTTAATAACTGCCGGTCCATTTTTTTGACCAACTATATACAGTTTCCAATGTAAAAAAGAACACAACAAATTGTGAGTTTTAACCATTTGAATTCATTGAAAAAccaataaatacataaaatgaatagatttttttctattattttgtaatttctgATAGATTCTAATGtacatttataaatacaaattttaagttataaattataaaactatagaagaaaaaccaaaaaaactatagaagaaaacccgggcgtagcccggaagaATCTCTAGTATATATAAAGAAGGGTTTCCTTCACTCCTAGGCCATCCACATCAGATTCCACGTCACTAAGTCGGACTCTGTGGTGGCGACAGGTGTCACAGTCAATCAATACTCAATGTTTCATTTATTCTTGAGTTTAATGGGTTTTATGTGTCTACTATAGCCTAAATACATCTTCCCCAAAAAGCTGTATATGAAACCTAGGAAAAGTGGCCGCTGTGCAACAATTCCTGTTCAGTCAACTGTCAATAAAAATCCAACGGTTTTATCGGTGACGAACGATTCCGATCAATGTTAGTAGGAAGCCATCGTTTTGGCGAATAGACTTTTTTAATCCGGCGCCGTTACGGAAATTAACTTGGGTTCATGCATCTTCATTAACATATTCGCATTAATACCTATTCTCCACTTCTCACACAATCTCACATTCAATGAATCCATTCATTCATTCTTTTGTGTTAATCCTccattataaatatgaaatttttctTCCAACAAAATCATCAGTTCATTTTTTTAGTAAACAACACAAAAAGGTGATGAAAAGAAATTTATTAAGTCCATGATTGTGCTTAACGGTTTGTGACAGAAAAGTGATAAAAACAGAAGAAAGGAGAtgagaaacaaaataaacagagaagaagaaaaatgagaaaGACGATAGAAGAGGGGagataaatttgttttttgtcaGCATTTTCCATTTATGGAAAAGCCCAAAGGCTATTACATGGTGAAGCAATATTAAAGCCCATCCAACCCgaatacaatttaaaatttagccCAATAACAAACCCAGTTTACAGATCGATAAAACGCGTCCACTTCATTGCACACGAGTTTCAAAGTTGCGACACGaccaattaattttaataatacttATGTATCTTTGTTTAATTTCACGTATTAGGTTATTTCTGTTTTGGATTTTCGCAATTATGTGGGAACTTTAAGTTTGTTTCAGACTATATTTATTCAAGTTGatattataaagtttattttcattccggtataagttattttgtttatagactACCATTTTCTATTTAAACACCCAAATCACTTTGTGTTTGGGACATTAACGGTGAGATTATATTTCAATACTAGAATGGTCCACGTCTTAGTTGACTTGACATGCATTCACTTCTCAGTGAAGATAAGAACTTCTTTCATGTAGTGAGTTAAACATCTCATATGGTTCTAAGATTATACCACTTGTTCTAAAATCACTTTCTAATGTCATTTATGAAACTTACATTGCAAGACAATCTCTAGCCATTCATGCACAAACAAGATAGTTCATTTTGTGCACTTTCCACCATGAGAGAATGTCGAACTCAAGTCTGATCAAGAGATCAGATTCTCAATTGATTCCTTCAAGTATACTTCTAATTCATTCTTCGTATATTTTCCTTTTTGAGAAACAAGTTCCTTTTACACAAAATCCATCCGTTCATGATCAAAATCTTCAACAACCAGCTCCATTCTATGAATGACACGTTCTAAAACCCTTGACCATACACATATGATGTTTGATTTGACTGAGATGAATGTCTAGTAGTAGACCCTACGAAAGAATGTTGTACTATTTGAAGAGTGAAGAGTAGTTTTGATTGATTACTTGACTTCTCTGATGAAAGGGACGACGACCAAGTGAATTGGGTGTGAGAAATCGAAGAATCATATTTAAGAGATAGAATTGTTGGAACTCTGTTTTTACAAAGAATTTAGAAGCTGATGTTTTCTGATTTTCCGGTAACATTTCCGGCTACACCGGTGGCTATTCCGGTCAGATCATCAGCTCGTTGTAAAGCTTGTAATGAGCACTACAACCTGGTATATTCACACATCAAAAACAGATTAATATTGAATAAGAAATGATTCTAAGAAGTTGGTAGCTTGGTGTATGTAACACTGCAACTTTTGTCTAAATGACAAAACCAATAATTGTCCCACATCGGGGAATACAAGAGTCATAGAGCAGTATAAATATGGCATTGT encodes:
- the LOC106407051 gene encoding uncharacterized protein LOC106407051, with protein sequence MVMGSSKGRVKAWFNKKITDPLLQILRRGTEPKQLAFSAALGITLGIFPICGVPVFLCGVAIAFLGSACHAPTVMLANIIATPVELALVVPFLRLGEKVTGGPHFPLTSDALKKVFTGQASQEVFLSIGNALLGWLVATPFFFIALYVVLMPCFKILVHKFGAVSSTPKTPTSIDIELNPKPRFA